The window GCCGCGCGCAGCGCGGCATCCGCTTCGGCGAGCGCCGACTCCAGACGCGACCGCTCCGCCTGCGCGGCCGAGAGCCGCTCGCGGTCGTCGGCGAGCACGCGGGCAACGGCCGCTTCGTCCACGCGGATCGCGTCGATCTCGGCCTGCCAGGCCTGCGGGTCGCGGGTCGAGACCTCGAGGTCCTCCGAGATCGCGAGCCCGCGGCGGCGCTCGGCCGCCAGCGACGCGGTTCCGCGCAGCCGCTCGCGCAGGCCGGCCAGCCGGTACCACGTCTCCTGCGCCTGCGCGAGGCGCGGGGTCTGCGCCGCGAGGGTGGCGTCGAGCTCGGCCTCGCGCCGGTTGGCATCGGCGAGATCGGCCTCGACCGCCGCCCGCCGTTGCAGCAGTGCGGTCTCGTCCGCGACCTCCGCGTCGAGCGTCGCGCGCAGGTCGGTGAGGTCGTCGGCGTACAGCCGCAACCGCGAGTCGCGCAACTCGGCCCGGATCGCACTCGCCCGGCGGGCGACCTCCGCCTGCCGGCCGAGCGGCTTGAGCTGGCGGCGCAGCTCGTTGGTCAGGTCTTGCAGCCGGTTGAGGTTGACCTGCATCGCCTCGAGCTTGCGCAGCGCCTTCTCCTTGCGCTTGCGGTGCTTGAGGACGCCGGCCGCCTCTTCGATGAAGGCCCGCCGGTCCTCGGGCGCGGCGTGCAACACCGCGTCGAGCTGGCCCTGCCCGACGATGACGTGCATCTCGCGGCCGATGCCCGAGTCGGACAGCAGTTCCTGGACGTCCAGCAGTCGGCACGGGCTTCCGTTGATCGCGTAGTCGGAGCCGCCGTTGCGGAACATCGTCCGCGAGATCGTGACTTCGCTGAAGTCGATCGGCAACGCACCGTCGGAGTTGTCGATCGTGAGCACGA is drawn from Mycobacteriales bacterium and contains these coding sequences:
- a CDS encoding AAA family ATPase; translated protein: MHLSSLTLRGFKSFASSTTLRFEPGITVVVGPNGSGKSNVVDAIAWVLGEQGAKSLRGGKMEDVIFAGTAGRPALGRAEVVLTIDNSDGALPIDFSEVTISRTMFRNGGSDYAINGSPCRLLDVQELLSDSGIGREMHVIVGQGQLDAVLHAAPEDRRAFIEEAAGVLKHRKRKEKALRKLEAMQVNLNRLQDLTNELRRQLKPLGRQAEVARRASAIRAELRDSRLRLYADDLTDLRATLDAEVADETALLQRRAAVEADLADANRREAELDATLAAQTPRLAQAQETWYRLAGLRERLRGTASLAAERRRGLAISEDLEVSTRDPQAWQAEIDAIRVDEAAVARVLADDRERLSAAQAERSRLESALAEADAALRAAHQARLDRREGRVRLQGEVKALRTRAAAAGDEIGRLTAALEAAQQRAAAAHASFAALESEVAGLDSGEVDLDAAYEAAAAAQASAEEQVATLQAEEHEVERQRSAAAARRDALA